Genomic DNA from Desulfosoma caldarium:
GCTTTCTATCAGCCGGGAGGCGCGGTAGACCAGTTCCTGTATCACCGCCTTGATACGTCGTCGTTTGACGGCCTCACGGATCGGTGACCAATTCCCCACCAGGCCAAGCTGGCCGTTAAAGCGCGAAATGTTCTAGGTCAGGCCGGCAGGCACCATGATCAAGGCAGTGGTGGCGAACTTGCCTGACGGTCGACGATCTCGATCCATGTTCGTCTTGAATTCGCTGTGGAACGACTCGCCGGCACCGTGATTCTGGTCGAGCTTGATGATCTCCTGTTCCGGTAGGTCAAAAGAGGTCCACCAGCCTTCCACTTTGAACTCCTGTAAAAGCCGCCGCTGACCGTAGCAGTCGATGGTCCGTTCCGTCACTCAGAGCACCAGGCGGCGACTGATTTATTGTCCTTGGCGTTCCTCAAGCTGGTTGTCGCTGAAGACCACCCCCCGCTGGCCTTCCCTGGGGGTGGTGAGCTTGCCCTCTCGCAGGCCCTGCGCGAACAAAGCCTCGCCGTCCTGCTGGCGGGACTTCCACTTCAGGATAGAGTCAACCTTGCGGCGGTTGAGCCCCTCTCTGGTTTCAAGGGTATCGTGGGCGGAATCAAGCCTGAGCAGAAGGGGGCTCTTGGTCAACACTCTGGCCCGCGCCGGTGATTCTTGCAGAAAGGGGATAAAATTGTTCTGGCTGTGCTGGCTCCCCTCCCGGAACTCCAGTTTGAGACACCAACCTTCCTCACCACGGTCGGCGAAAATGGGAGCGTAACCATAAAATCCTCGGTCGGTGTAACCTATTCTCTCTTTTTTGGTACCGGAGTTGTCCAAGCAGAACACATCCATATCCAAAGGGACATAGCCGCCGGTCGGCGGAGTTATTCTGCCCTTGACCCGCTGGATGAATTCGGTTTAGGTTAATAAGACTATCGGCTGCGCCGCTTCCGTTATCTCATCAAGTCGCCGGTGTAGGGTCTCGGCCCAGGGTAGGCGTTTCAAGCCCATGGACTCGTGAAAGAAACGATCCTCCTGCATGTAGGTGATGGCCTCGTCATCGCTCTTGCCCAAGGCGAGCAGCCCGATAGGGCTGCGGACCATGTCGATGTTGCTGATTTATTTTTCCGGTATGGCTCTTTTTAGCTTTCCGTTCAGTTTGGTGAAGCGGTTGCCTCCCAAGCCGACCAGGGCCGGCCCGGAATAGGAGGTGTCGAATTCGTCCTCCGATCTTTCAATGATGGATGTGCGCATTTTGGGCACCCGTTGAGTATGATTTTTGGCGGGTGCACATTACCCTATATTTATATAGATCAACTGGATTCCGGCCGCGTCTATTTGTTCGACGCGGATGAGACCAGCCTTAATCTGGTCGCCCACCACGGAATAGACCCCCAAGGTCTCGCAAAGGTAAGCATCCGAGCGGGATTTTCCGGTAAAGCGGCGAGAACGAAATCGTTTATCGCCCGGCATGTATCCGAATTGGAGGCCAGGGAGCGGGTCCATCTTCTCGGGGAGCGAGGATTGGAAGTTGTTATGTGCGTTCCCTTGATAACCAAGGACAGGGTCCTGGGGGTCATGAACCTGTCCGCCAAAAAGGATATTGTGCTGGATCATGGAAAGATCGATCTTCTGACCACTATCGGGAACCAGATCGCTGTGGCCATGAAAACGCAAGGCTTTATAAAGACATGGAAGACAAGGTAGCAGCCCTTGAGGAACAGGAGAAGATGATCACCTTTTTTACCTATTTGAACTCCCACGACCTCAAGACTCCTGCTGCCAGTCTCTATGCCCTCGCAAACCGGCTGAAGGAAAAATACGGCCCAGGCCTCGACGCCAAGGGAATGGAGTGCTGCGATCTGATTTTGAGGACCGCCCGCCAGATGTTGGCCTTGGTGGAGAGGACAATGCCTACATGGCTGCCAAAGAGGCGCCCCTTCATGTGGAAGAGATCCCTGTCGGCCACGTGGTGGAAAGGATTGTGGGGGAGTTCTCCGAGCAACTGGGTGGGCGTCGGATCCGGGTGGTGGACGCAGAAGGACTGCCTTCGGTTGTTGCGGACAGCGTGGGCATGACGCGCGTCTTTCGCAATCTCCCTAACAATGCTCTGAAATACGGCCGAGACGGTCTTTCCGAGCTGTGCATCGGATACCAAAGTGTCGGGTCCCATGTTATAGTATTCCACGAAGAAGCTATCCGCTGTTTCGTGCCCGTGAGAGGCTGAGCGTCATGTTTTCAAACGCAACATGGAGGTCATCATGCTTGTAAGAATACACAAAAGAGCTCGAACCACCCCGGCCATCCGCAAGGAGATCCAGCAGTCCACCCTATCGGAGCGAGCTTTAGCCACCCAGTATGGGATCACCAGAGCCACCGTGCGCAAATGGAAACACCGCGACAGTTGTGAAGACCGCCCCACGATGCCCAAGACTTTGCATACCACGCTTTCGGCCATCCAAGAACGTGTGGTGGTCGAGCTGCGAACCACCCTGTTGCTCCCACTTGATGACCTCCTGGCCGTTACCCGTGAATTCATCAACCCGAAGGTCTCGCGTTCAGGACTCCATCGCTGCCTTCGCCGACACGGGGTGGCCAACCTCAAGGAGCTTATCCCACAGGAACAAGGTCCTAACAAGGCCGTTACCAAATCATTCAAAGATTACGAGCCCGGTTTTGTCCATGTTGACGTGAAGTATTTGCCGCAAATGCCCGATGAAACCGCCCGCAAATACCTCTTCGTCGCTATTGATCGGGCCACCCGCTGGGTCTTCTTTGAAATCAAGGCCGACAAATCCGCTGCCTCGGCCAGTTCCTTCCTCAAGAACTTGGTGAAAAAAGCACCTTTTAAAATTGTCAAAGTGCTCACCGATAACGGCAAAGAGTTCACCGACCGCTTCTGCGCCACCGGCTCACGCAGGCCCACCGGCAATCATCTCTTTGACCAGCTCTGTGCCCAATACAATATCCAACACCGCCTCATTAAACCCAACCACCCTCAAACCAACGGAATGGTCGAACGATTCAACGGCCGAATCCATGAGGTCTTATCGCAAACGAGGTTCCATACGGCAGCTCAACTAAAAGAAGCCTTGACTCACTATCGCCGGCTCTATAATCACCACATCCCCCAGAAAAATCTCGGCCATATAACCCCGATTCAGGCACTCAAAAATTGGCAACAAAAAAGACCTCAACTTTTTGTGAAATCGGTCCATGACTTTTCGGGACCTGACACCAAAGGAAGGAGGACTTTTATGTATTCTCCTTTGCGGACAACGGGTTAGGGTTACATGAGGAAAACAGTGAAAGGTTTTCTGAGCCTTTCGAGAGAAGAATGAATTCAAAGGGGATAACCGCGATGCGCATGGGGCTGGCGATTGTCCAGGAGATGCTGAAGCGGCACGGGGGCCGGATCTGGATGGACCCGAACACACAAAAGGGCGTCAGGTTCTATCTCTCCACCTCCACAGACCCGAAACCGGACCCGCCGGAACTGCCTATTCCAGAAGACGCCTAAAATTACCTGCCTGTGTCACGCCCTAGTACCACAGCGGTGTTTCTGGAAAATGGCATCACGGCAACCAGAGGCTTTAACATGAAGGAAGATACAAAATATTTGCACAGGCACAGACTCTCCGATCTGAGATGGCATTCTCTTGAAGCGGAAGCGGTTTACAAAAAGCTTCAGAGTCGGCCGGAAGGGCTGGATGACGAGGAGGCAGCCGATCGGCTGCGGTTTTACGGTCCGAATACCCTCCCCCTGAAAGAGCCCCCGGGCATCTGGACGATTCTGCTGCACCAGGTACTCAATCCGTTGATTTTTATTCTCCTGGCTGCTGCTGTTGCATCCGTGGCCATCGGTGAGGCCACCGATGCCATATTCATCCTGGTGGTCATCGCCTTGAACAGCGGTTTAGGCGCATACCAGGAGTATCAGGCCGAAAGGAGCGCGGCCAGTCTGCAGCGTCTGCTCAAATTCAAGGCGAGGGTGCGGCGAAGCGGCAGGGAAAACGAGATCCCTTCGGAAGAGGTGGTCCCCGGCGACATCGTGCTGCTGGAGTCGGGAAATAAGGTCCCGGCTGATCTGCGTCTCGTTGAGATCCATGGTCTTGCAGCGGACGAAAGCTTTTTGACCGGCGAATCCATGGCGGTTGAAAAGCAAATAGGGCGTCTCCCTGAAGAGACCCGCGTCAGTGATCGGAGGAATATGGTCTTTGCCGGATCGACCATTACCAATGGAAGAGGCGCTGGAATTGTTGTCGGGACCGGGATGGAAACGCAGGTAGGCATCATTGCCGAGACCGTCAGCCAGTCGGAAGGCGGGAAGCCCCCTCTGGTGTTGCGGATGGAAAGATTCGCAAAACATGTCAGCATCCTGGTGTTGTTCATCAGCGTAGGGCTGGTGTTCCTCCTTCGGTTCCAGGGCTATGATGCCGCGGCCATTTTCTTCTTCGTGGTCGCCCTGGCGGTTTCAGCCATCCCCGAGGGACTGCCGGTGGCTCTGACCGTGGCCCTATCGATTGCCACCAAACGGATGTCCGGCCGCAACGTGATCGTCCGCAAACTAACCGCCGTGGAGAGCCTTGGAAGCTGTACCATGATCGCCAGCGACAAAACCGGCACCCTGACCGTCAACCAGCAGACCGCCCGCCGGATTGTCCTTGCGGATGGTAGGGCATTTGCCGTTTCAGGGGAGGGCTATATCGGCGAAGGAAAGGTTACGGCCGCTGAGGAAGCCGGAGCCCCCGGGAGCGCGCGGGATCGGCTGGAGAGGCTGGCCCGACTGGCGATCCTGGCCAATGAAGCCTCACTCGTCAAAGAAGATGGGGGCTGGAAGTATTATGGCGACGCCATGGACGTGGCCTTTCTTGCTTTGGGATATAAGCTGGGAATGGATCCTGCGGAAGTGAAACAGGGGGTCGACCTCAAGGGTGTAATCCCGTATGAATCGGAGCGGAAGTTCTCAGCGGCCTTCTACGAAAAGGATGGCGCAAGGCGTGTGGCAGCCAAGGGTGCGGTGGAAACGATCCTGGATTTCTGCACGCGGATGGATCAAGACGGTGACCCTACAGCGCTCGACCGTGAGGTCATCGAGCAAGAGGCCGAGGCGATGGCGGAAGAAGGGATGCGCGTGCTGGCGGTGGCCGGAGGGGAAGCCTCCGCAGCCTCAGCCGACAAGGGCGATGCCGACACGGTCCTTTCCGGACTCGTTTTTCATGGTCTTGTGGGGTTTATCGACCCACTGCGGCCCGAGGCGGCCGAGTCGGTCATTAAATGCAAAGATGCGGGCATTCAGGTCATCATGATTACCGGTGACCACCCCTCTACGGCCGGGGCCATTGCCAGGGAACTGGGCCTCTCCGACGTGGATGAGGTGCCGGTGACCGGAAGTCAGTTGACGGAAGCTGGCACCCCGGACAGCCCTGCATTTCAAAAGTTGGTCTCATCGACCCATGTGTTTGCCAGGGTGTCACCCGCTCAAAAGCTTGAGATCGTGGATGTGTTAATTCGTCGCGGGGAGTTCGTGGCGGTAACCGGCGATGGGGTCAACGACGCCCCCGCGCTCAGAAGGGCCAATATTGGCGTGG
This window encodes:
- a CDS encoding GAF domain-containing protein → MIFGGCTLPYIYIDQLDSGRVYLFDADETSLNLVAHHGIDPQGLAKVSIRAGFSGKAARTKSFIARHVSELEARERVHLLGERGLEVVMCVPLITKDRVLGVMNLSAKKDIVLDHGKIDLLTTIGNQIAVAMKTQGFIKTWKTR
- a CDS encoding sensor histidine kinase family protein, encoding MAAKEAPLHVEEIPVGHVVERIVGEFSEQLGGRRIRVVDAEGLPSVVADSVGMTRVFRNLPNNALKYGRDGLSELCIGYQSVGSHVIVFHEEAIRCFVPVRG
- a CDS encoding IS481 family transposase, producing the protein MLVRIHKRARTTPAIRKEIQQSTLSERALATQYGITRATVRKWKHRDSCEDRPTMPKTLHTTLSAIQERVVVELRTTLLLPLDDLLAVTREFINPKVSRSGLHRCLRRHGVANLKELIPQEQGPNKAVTKSFKDYEPGFVHVDVKYLPQMPDETARKYLFVAIDRATRWVFFEIKADKSAASASSFLKNLVKKAPFKIVKVLTDNGKEFTDRFCATGSRRPTGNHLFDQLCAQYNIQHRLIKPNHPQTNGMVERFNGRIHEVLSQTRFHTAAQLKEALTHYRRLYNHHIPQKNLGHITPIQALKNWQQKRPQLFVKSVHDFSGPDTKGRRTFMYSPLRTTG
- a CDS encoding cation-translocating P-type ATPase, which codes for MKEDTKYLHRHRLSDLRWHSLEAEAVYKKLQSRPEGLDDEEAADRLRFYGPNTLPLKEPPGIWTILLHQVLNPLIFILLAAAVASVAIGEATDAIFILVVIALNSGLGAYQEYQAERSAASLQRLLKFKARVRRSGRENEIPSEEVVPGDIVLLESGNKVPADLRLVEIHGLAADESFLTGESMAVEKQIGRLPEETRVSDRRNMVFAGSTITNGRGAGIVVGTGMETQVGIIAETVSQSEGGKPPLVLRMERFAKHVSILVLFISVGLVFLLRFQGYDAAAIFFFVVALAVSAIPEGLPVALTVALSIATKRMSGRNVIVRKLTAVESLGSCTMIASDKTGTLTVNQQTARRIVLADGRAFAVSGEGYIGEGKVTAAEEAGAPGSARDRLERLARLAILANEASLVKEDGGWKYYGDAMDVAFLALGYKLGMDPAEVKQGVDLKGVIPYESERKFSAAFYEKDGARRVAAKGAVETILDFCTRMDQDGDPTALDREVIEQEAEAMAEEGMRVLAVAGGEASAASADKGDADTVLSGLVFHGLVGFIDPLRPEAAESVIKCKDAGIQVIMITGDHPSTAGAIARELGLSDVDEVPVTGSQLTEAGTPDSPAFQKLVSSTHVFARVSPAQKLEIVDVLIRRGEFVAVTGDGVNDAPALRRANIGVAMGSGTDVAKEVASMIVTDDNFASIVAGVEEGRFAYDNVRKVIYLLISTGAAEVLMFLGAILAGLPIPLLAVQLLWLNLVTNGIQDVALAFEGGEPGAMKRKPRRPDERIFDSQMIGQTLVSGLTIGAMAFGFWYWMINAQGMDEAPARNMVLLLMVLLQNVHVFNCRSETESAFRTPLRRNVILIFGVAAAQGIHILSMFAPFMQTILGTEPIVFTQWLSVLLLALSVLAVMEAFKWVIRHRRKFAS